From Patulibacter sp. SYSU D01012:
CGAGCTTGCGGGCGAACGCGACGAGGAACGCCCGCAGCGCCGCCCGCGGATCGTCCTCGTCGGCCACGCCCTCCAGGTCGGTCTCGAAGCGCGCGAGCGCGGCGGTGGCGACGTCGTTGCGGTTGCGGTAGCGGCGGTAGACGGTCGTCTTCGCCACGCCGGCGCGCTCGGCGACCGCCTCGACGGTCAGGCTCGCCATGCCGCGCTCGGCCAGCAGCGCGTGCGCCGCCGCCAGGATCCGGTCGTCGACGTCGCGGCTCATGCCGCGGCGGGCGCCTCGGCCGCCCCGTCCTCCTCGCGGCGCGGTCCGGTGTGGGCGAAGTCCTTGGCGCGCACGAGCGCGAACGCCGCGGCGGCCCCGACCAGGGCGACGACCGCGGTGATCGTCAGCAGGCTGTTCATGCCGTCGAGGAAGGCGCTGTGCGCCACCTGCCGGACGCGTTCGACCTGCTCGGGGGACGCCTGCGCCGCCATCCCCCTGAGCGCCGCCTCGGTTTGCCCGGCCGTCACCGCCGCCGACAGGTCGCCCGCGCGCGCCGCCCCCGGGGTGCCCGCCAGGCCGCTCGCGATCGTGCTGCTCACGTGGTGCTGGAAGACCGCGCCGAGCGCCGCGATGCCCGACGCGATGCCGACCTGCCGGAACGTCGAGTTGATGCCCGACGCCATGCCGGAGCGCCGCGGGTCGACCACGCCGATGGCGGTCGAGGCGAGCGGCGGGTTGACCAGGCCCGAGCCGATGCCGGCGATCACGAAGCCGGGGATCAGCACGGTCCAGGCGTCGCCGGGCGCCACCCCGTGCATCAGGATCAGGCCGATCCCGACCAGGAGCAGGCCGCCGCCGAGCAGCAGCCGCACGGGCACCTTCGTCGTCAGGCGCCCGGCGAGCGGGCCGACGAGCAGCGTCAGGCCGGTGATCGGCAGGAACCGCAGACCGGCCTGCAGCGGCGAGAGCCCGAGCACGCCGCCCTGGAAGAACAGCGTCAGGTACAGGAACATCGCGAAGAGCGACGCCGACATGCAGAAGGCCACGGCGGACGCGCCCACGAACGTGGGGTTGCGCAGCAGCCCCAGGTCGAAGAGCGGGTTGGCGCGCCGCAGCTCGACGGCGACGAACGCCACGAACAGCGCGACGGCGCCGGCGAAGCAGCCGACGATGCGCGTGTCGCCCCAGCCCTCCTTGTTCGCGTCCACCAGCCCGAACACGAGCAGGAAGAGCGCGCCGGCGAAGAGCAGGGCGCCGAGCCAGTCGATGCCGGCGGGGTGCGGGTCGCGCGACTCGTCGACCTTGCGCAGGCAGAGCGCGACGGCGACCACGCCGATCGGGACGTTGACGAGGAAGACCGCCTCCCAGCCGAACACGTCGGTCAGCACGCCGCCGAGCAGCGGGCCGACGGCGACCGCGGCGCCCGTGACGGCGCCCATCACCCCGAACGCGACGCCGCGCTCGGCCCCGTGGAACGCCTGGGCGATGAGCGCGAGCGAGGTGGCGAACATCATGCCGCCGCCCACGCCCTGCACGCCGCGCAGCAGGTTGAGGACGAGCGGGGTGCCGGCCAGCCCGCAGCCGAGCGACGCGAGCGAGAAGAGCACCAGGCCCGAGACGAAGACCCGCCGCCGGCCGACGAGGTCCGCGAGCGACCCGGAGACGAGGAGCGTCGAGGCCAGGGTGAGCGTGTAGGCGTTGACGACCCACTCCAGGTCGGAGAAGGAGGCCCGCAGCTCGGTCGAGATGTCGGGCAGGGCGACGTTCACGATCGTGACGTCGATGAGGAGCATGAAGACGCCGGTCGCGACGGCGATCAGCGTCCACCACTTGCGGTCCATGGGAGCGCCTTCGGCAGGAGGGACGAAACGCTACGGAGCGTAGCGCCCGCCGCGTACGGCGCACAGGAAGCGGGCGCGTCGCCGCTCGTCGGTCCGGGGGCGCGGTCACCCCCGGCCGCCGGCCGGCCCCGGTCCGCCGCGACCGTGCCCGCTGCGGCGGCGGCGCCCGGCGCCCCGGCGGCGGGGCGTCAGCGCCCGCCGGCGCGGCGGTCGACCTCGGGCTCGAGCAGCTCGGTGTCGTCGTCGGCGTACGGCGGCGCGCAGCAGCAGAGCAGCGCCAGCTCCTCCGTCGCCGAGTCGTTGAGCAGCTTGTGCGCGGCGCCGGGCGGGATGACGACGCAGTCGCCGGGGCGCACCGCCCGCTCCTCGCCGTCCACCCGCAGTCGCCCCGTGCCGCGGGTGAAGAAGTACAGCTCCTCGGTCACGTGGTGGCGGTGCTCGGTGGTGGCGCCGCCCGGCGGCACGGTCGCCTCGGCGAGCGACTGGTGGGCGCTCGGCAGCGAGACGGGGCCCGCGACCTCGCGGATCGTGGAGCCGTCCTTCGTGACGAACGGCGTGGCGTCGGCCAGGTTGCCCAGGTGCATGGGCGGAGCGTAGCCCGGGCGCCGCACCGCCCCGCGGTGCGGCCGCCCCCGGCCCCGGCCGCCCGCGCGCCCCCGTCGGCCCGCCCCGGGCCGGGCCGGCGGGCGCTCCGGGCGTCGCGACCGTAGGGTCCGCGCCATGACCGCCGTCCCGGGCCCGTTCACCGCCGAGCTCTGGCGCCTCGCCGCGCCGGTCCAGGAGCGGATCCTGGCCCATCCGTTCCTGGCGGGCCTGACGGACGGCACGCTGCCCGAGGACGTGTTCCGGACGTACGTCGTCCAGGACTCCCACTATCTGAAGGGCTTCGCCCGCGCGCTCGCGCTCGTCGCGGCCCGCGTGACGGCGGACGACGAGATCGTCTTCTTCGCCACCGCCGGCGCCGAGGCGATCACCGTCGAGCACGAGCTGCACGCCGGGTTCATCGCCGCGTTCGCGCTGTCCCCCGCCGAGGTCGCCGCCACGCCGCGGTCGCCGACCACGACGGCGTACGTCGACGCGATGCTCGCCCACGCGGCGACCGGCACGGCCGACGACGGCATCGCGGCGGTCCTGGCCTGCTTCTGGATCTACCGCGAGGTCGGCCGCGAGCTCGTCGCGCAGGGGTCGCCCGACGCCCGCTACCAGCGCTGGATCGACACGTACGCGGGCGAGGAGTTCTCGGCCCAGGTCGACGCGCTGCTCGCGATCGTCGAGCGCCGCGCCGCCGTCCTGCCCGACGCCGCGCGCGAGCGCTTCCGCGCGATCTGGCTGCAGGGCTGCCGCTACGAGTGGATGTTCTGGGACGCCGCGTGGCGCGGCGAGACCTGGCCCGTCTGACCGGCGCGGCGCCCGGACGCGCCGCGAACGCTGGCGCCCCGGGCTCGCGCCGGGCCGCCGCATGCGGTGTGATGCCCGCATGAGCAGCCCCTCCGTCGTCCCCGCCGGCCCGCTCGTCGCGGTGATCACCGGCGCCTCGAGCGGCCTGGGCGAGGCCGCCGCGTTCCGCCTGGCCCGCGAGCCGGGCGCCCGCCTGGTCCTCGTCGCCCGCCGCGAGGACCGCCTGCGCGCGCTCGCGGAGCGCCTGCCGTGCCCCGCCACGTGGGTGGCCGTCGACCTGACGGACGACGACGCGCCCATGACGGTGCGCGACCACGTGCGCGCCGAGCACGGCGCCCCGACGCTGCTGGTGAACAACGCCGGCGCCGGCTTCCGCGCCCGGTTCGGCGACGCGAAGGGCGGCTGGGCCAACGTCCACCGCACGATGGCCGTCAACTTCGACGCGGTCGTGCGGCTGACCGAGGCGCTGCTGCCCGACCTGCGCGCCGCGGCGCCCAGCGCGGTCGTGAACGTGTCGAGCACCGCCGCCCGCGTCGCCCGCGCCGGCACCGGGGCGTACTCCGCCAGCAAGGCCGCCCTCGCCGCGTGGTCCGACGCCCTGCGGGTGGAGGAGGCGCCGCACGGCGTGCACGTCGGCAACGTGCTGCCGGGCTTCGTCCCGACGGAGGGCTTCCCCCAGAGCGAGCTGCTCGAGAGCCGCCTGGGCCGCCGCTTCCTCGGCACGCCCGAGGGCGTCGCCGAGGCGATCGTCGAGGCCGGGCTGCTGCGGCGGCCCGAGCGCTACAGCCCGAAGGTCTACGCCGTCGCCGCCGGCCTGCGCTTCGCCGCCCCCGGCCTGATGCGCCGGATCATGGGCACGGACCGCGCCAAGGCGATGACGACGAAGACCGTCTCGGACGACTGATCCCGGCGCCGTGCCCGCCGCGCCCCTCGTGCTGCGCGCGCCGATGCGGGCGCGGACCGTCGACGCCCCGCCCGGGGCCGGCGCGGACCGCGGCGTCGCCCTGGGCCTCGTCGGCACCGGGGACCCGCTGACGCCCGAGCCCGACGGGCTCGACGAGGCGATCGCTGCTGCGGCGGACCGCCACGGCGAGAAGGCCGGCCGGATGCTCCGCCGCTTCGCGGCCCTGCCCGCCGGCGCGTACGCGTGGACGCGGACGAGCGACGGGGCGCTCCGCCTGGGCCGGATCACCGGCCCGTGGCGCTACGACCGCGCGGACGCCGCCCGGGCGGTCGGCGTCGTCCACGTGCGGGACGCGACGTGGTTGCCGGCGCCGGTGGCCGATGCCGACGCCCCGCCCGCCGTCCGGGCCACGTTCGCGCGCGGCGGCCGCAACCTCCAGCGCGTCCACGACGCCGACGCCGAGCGGGCCACCGCCGCGCTGTGGGCGGCGCACGCCTGACGCGGCCCGCCCACCCCCGGCGACCGCGGCCCGGGACCCGCGCGCGGCGGACGCCTCCGCGGGCCGCGCCCACCGCACCGGGCGTCCGCGGCGACGCGGCCCGGGTCGCCGCTCCCCTACCGTTCCGGCATCGACCTCGAGAGCCCGTGCCACCTGCGGATCGAGACGCGCGACCGGTCGCCGGAGCTCGTCCTCGACGTCCCGCGCTGGATGAACGACCAGGTGCGCACGATTCCCGGGCGCTACTTCGACTGGACCAACCACGTCTGGCGCGCCCCGCTCGGCGTCCACGCCGCCATCGTGGTGCGGCGCCTGCTCGATCATCCGCGCGGCGGGCTGTACCCGGACGCCGAGGTGGCGGCGTGGCTCGGCGGCCTGGACCGCTGGCACGGCGAGGCCACCGTCGTCGAGCTCGGCGACGGTCCGCGGCTCGCGGTGGTGACGCTGCTCGGCGACCCGCCCGAGGCGCTGACCGACGCCGCCGAGCGGCTGGCGCCCGAGGTCGCGGACGCGCTCGTCGGCGACGCGGAGCGCGCGATCGACGCCCTGCCGTTCGACGCGGACGGCGTCGCGGTGCTCGACCGCGTCCCCGGCCTGACGGTCGACACCACCGTGATGCTCGCCGCCGCCGAGCTGCGCATGGGCCGGATGCCGGCGGCCGCGACGCTGCGCGCGGGCCGCAACGACGAGCGCCAGCCGCGGCTCGAGCTGCTCCCGGGCTGGAGCTCGCGCCTGCAGGGCCGCTTCGCCGCGCTGCCCGAGGCGGTCCCGCTCGGCGCGCCGCCCGGGCGGGCGTACCGCCGCGGCGACGCGCCGATCACGGCCGGGACCACCGTGGCCGTGCCGGCGGACCCGTCGCTGGTGCAGGCGGTCGACGCGCTGATCCGGGACTACCCCGACCTGCTCGTGACCGCCGCGGCGCAGGACCTGCTCGCGACGCTGCGCGCCGAGTACGAGGAGCGCATCGAGACGATCGACCTGTCGCAGGCCGAGCGGGCCAACCCGCTCCGGCGCACGCGGGCGGGCGAGCCGCTGCGCCTGGGCGGCGAGCTGCAGCCGTTCCAGCACGCGGGCGTGCGCTACCTGCTCAAGCGTCGCCGCAGCTTCCTGGCGGACGAGCAGGGGCTGGGCAAGACGGTGCAGGCCCTCGCCGCGCTCGAGGTCGACGGCGCGTACCCGGCGATCGTCGTCTGCCCGGCGAGCCTGAAGCTCAACTGGCAGCGCGAGGCCGCCACCTGGCTGCCGCACCGCACCGTCGCGGTCCTGCACGGCCGCTCGGCCGACCAGTGGCTGCCCGAGGCCGAGCGTCCGGCACGGCGGCCCAACCCGTGGGCGACGCCGCTGGACACCTCGGCGTTCGCCGCGCCCGGCGAGGCGGACGTCGTGATCCTCAACTACGAGCTGGTCGAGGCGCATCACGACGCGCTCGTCGGGCGCGGCCCGCGGGCGGTGGTCTTCGACGAGTCGCACCTGTGCAAGGCGCCGACGGCGAAGCGGACGAAGGCCGCCATCCGCCTGGGCGGCGCGCTCGGGCCGGACGCGCTGAAGCTCGCGCTCACCGGCACCCCGGTGCTCAACCAGCCGCGCGAGCTGACGTCGCAGCTGCGTCTGATCGACCGGCTGCGGGACTTCGGATCGGGGGCCGAGCTGGCCCGCCGCTTCCGCGGCGAGGAGTCCCACGACCGCCTGCACTGGCACCTGCGCGCCCGCGGCTTCGTGCGGCGCCTCAAGCAGGACGTGCTCCCCCAGCTGCCGGCCAAGCGCCGCGTCGACGTCCCGCTCGAGCTGCGCGACCCCA
This genomic window contains:
- the tenA gene encoding thiaminase II, with translation MTAVPGPFTAELWRLAAPVQERILAHPFLAGLTDGTLPEDVFRTYVVQDSHYLKGFARALALVAARVTADDEIVFFATAGAEAITVEHELHAGFIAAFALSPAEVAATPRSPTTTAYVDAMLAHAATGTADDGIAAVLACFWIYREVGRELVAQGSPDARYQRWIDTYAGEEFSAQVDALLAIVERRAAVLPDAARERFRAIWLQGCRYEWMFWDAAWRGETWPV
- a CDS encoding MFS transporter, with protein sequence MDRKWWTLIAVATGVFMLLIDVTIVNVALPDISTELRASFSDLEWVVNAYTLTLASTLLVSGSLADLVGRRRVFVSGLVLFSLASLGCGLAGTPLVLNLLRGVQGVGGGMMFATSLALIAQAFHGAERGVAFGVMGAVTGAAVAVGPLLGGVLTDVFGWEAVFLVNVPIGVVAVALCLRKVDESRDPHPAGIDWLGALLFAGALFLLVFGLVDANKEGWGDTRIVGCFAGAVALFVAFVAVELRRANPLFDLGLLRNPTFVGASAVAFCMSASLFAMFLYLTLFFQGGVLGLSPLQAGLRFLPITGLTLLVGPLAGRLTTKVPVRLLLGGGLLLVGIGLILMHGVAPGDAWTVLIPGFVIAGIGSGLVNPPLASTAIGVVDPRRSGMASGINSTFRQVGIASGIAALGAVFQHHVSSTIASGLAGTPGAARAGDLSAAVTAGQTEAALRGMAAQASPEQVERVRQVAHSAFLDGMNSLLTITAVVALVGAAAAFALVRAKDFAHTGPRREEDGAAEAPAAA
- a CDS encoding SDR family NAD(P)-dependent oxidoreductase; this encodes MSSPSVVPAGPLVAVITGASSGLGEAAAFRLAREPGARLVLVARREDRLRALAERLPCPATWVAVDLTDDDAPMTVRDHVRAEHGAPTLLVNNAGAGFRARFGDAKGGWANVHRTMAVNFDAVVRLTEALLPDLRAAAPSAVVNVSSTAARVARAGTGAYSASKAALAAWSDALRVEEAPHGVHVGNVLPGFVPTEGFPQSELLESRLGRRFLGTPEGVAEAIVEAGLLRRPERYSPKVYAVAAGLRFAAPGLMRRIMGTDRAKAMTTKTVSDD
- a CDS encoding cupin domain-containing protein, with the translated sequence MHLGNLADATPFVTKDGSTIREVAGPVSLPSAHQSLAEATVPPGGATTEHRHHVTEELYFFTRGTGRLRVDGEERAVRPGDCVVIPPGAAHKLLNDSATEELALLCCCAPPYADDDTELLEPEVDRRAGGR
- a CDS encoding DEAD/DEAH box helicase, with protein sequence MRTIPGRYFDWTNHVWRAPLGVHAAIVVRRLLDHPRGGLYPDAEVAAWLGGLDRWHGEATVVELGDGPRLAVVTLLGDPPEALTDAAERLAPEVADALVGDAERAIDALPFDADGVAVLDRVPGLTVDTTVMLAAAELRMGRMPAAATLRAGRNDERQPRLELLPGWSSRLQGRFAALPEAVPLGAPPGRAYRRGDAPITAGTTVAVPADPSLVQAVDALIRDYPDLLVTAAAQDLLATLRAEYEERIETIDLSQAERANPLRRTRAGEPLRLGGELQPFQHAGVRYLLKRRRSFLADEQGLGKTVQALAALEVDGAYPAIVVCPASLKLNWQREAATWLPHRTVAVLHGRSADQWLPEAERPARRPNPWATPLDTSAFAAPGEADVVILNYELVEAHHDALVGRGPRAVVFDESHLCKAPTAKRTKAAIRLGGALGPDALKLALTGTPVLNQPRELTSQLRLIDRLRDFGSGAELARRFRGEESHDRLHWHLRARGFVRRLKQDVLPQLPAKRRVDVPLELRDPTEYRLAEKDVIAWLRSQPLDLSELDAKIAAALRAEQLVRMNHLRQLAARGKLPGALAWIESFLASGESLVVFAAHREIQQAVLARFPGALHVLGDDSATARDDAVRRFQAGAHLDIERPAERLIVCSMRAAAQGITLTRASNVAFLELDWTPAMHDQAEDRVHRIGQQDAVTAWYLLAPGTIDDEMATILGRKREVIDAVVDGNVVPDEPVSLAVVRALRARGGDAPAAPASADAPGEDDA